The Streptomyces sp. NBC_00162 genome window below encodes:
- a CDS encoding DNA-methyltransferase encodes MSYTLHRGDALTVLKSLPDASVDAVITDPPYNSGGRTSSDRTGRTARAKYTSGDAKHDLQNFPGENRDQRSYRAWLTDLLTESYRASREHAVAMVFTDWRQEPTTTDALQMAGWTWSGTIPWIKPASRPRKGGPKQDSEFIVWGVKGSLDNTRGLYLPGHYIASQPRKDRVHITQKPVEVMQQLVQVCPPGGTVLDPFTGSGSTGVAALKEGRHFIGVELSDHYAGLAEQRLRTALDQEAFELAGPEL; translated from the coding sequence GTGTCGTACACGCTGCACCGAGGAGATGCGCTCACCGTCCTCAAATCCCTGCCGGACGCGAGCGTGGACGCAGTGATCACCGATCCGCCCTACAACTCGGGCGGCCGCACCAGCTCGGACCGAACCGGGCGGACCGCCCGCGCGAAGTACACCAGCGGCGACGCCAAGCACGACCTGCAGAACTTCCCCGGCGAGAACCGCGACCAGCGCTCGTACCGCGCCTGGCTGACCGACCTGCTCACCGAGTCGTACCGGGCGTCCCGAGAACACGCGGTGGCGATGGTCTTCACCGACTGGAGGCAGGAACCGACCACCACCGATGCCCTCCAGATGGCCGGCTGGACCTGGTCCGGCACCATCCCCTGGATCAAGCCGGCCTCCCGGCCCCGCAAGGGCGGTCCGAAGCAGGACTCGGAGTTCATCGTCTGGGGCGTCAAGGGAAGCCTCGACAACACCCGAGGTCTCTATCTGCCCGGCCACTACATCGCGTCCCAGCCCCGCAAGGACCGCGTGCACATCACCCAGAAGCCGGTCGAGGTCATGCAGCAGCTCGTCCAGGTCTGCCCGCCCGGAGGCACCGTCCTCGACCCCTTCACCGGATCGGGCTCCACCGGCGTTGCCGCACTGAAGGAAGGCCGCCACTTCATCGGCGTCGAGCTCTCCGACCACTACGCCGGCCTCGCCGAACAGCGCCTCCGCACGGCCCTCGACCAGGAGGCCTTCGAGCTCGCAGGGCCGGAGCTCTG